One segment of Burkholderia multivorans ATCC BAA-247 DNA contains the following:
- a CDS encoding Bax inhibitor-1/YccA family protein, whose amino-acid sequence MNDYPYNFGRGGSVTTAEVRNRVLRNTYWLLALSMVPTVLGAWVGVATGFSLFAATSPMMSLLAFFAIAFGFMFAIERTKNSAAGVFVLLGFTFFMGLMLSRLLSFILGFSNGPSLIMLAFGGTGIIFAAMATIATVSKRDFSGLGKWLFMGVIVILLASVANIFLQLPALMLTVSVLAIAIFSAYMLFDVQRVVNGGETNYITATLAIYLDLYNVFTNLLALLGIFGGNRN is encoded by the coding sequence ATGAACGACTATCCGTACAATTTCGGCCGAGGCGGCTCCGTTACCACCGCCGAGGTTCGCAACCGCGTGCTGCGGAACACGTACTGGCTGCTCGCGCTGTCGATGGTGCCGACGGTGCTCGGTGCGTGGGTCGGCGTCGCGACGGGCTTCTCGCTGTTCGCGGCCACCAGCCCGATGATGAGCCTGCTGGCGTTCTTCGCGATCGCGTTCGGCTTCATGTTCGCGATCGAGCGCACGAAGAACAGCGCGGCCGGCGTGTTCGTGCTGCTCGGCTTCACGTTCTTCATGGGCCTGATGCTGTCGCGGCTGCTGAGCTTCATCCTCGGCTTCTCGAACGGGCCGTCGCTGATCATGCTCGCGTTCGGCGGCACCGGCATCATCTTCGCCGCGATGGCGACGATCGCCACCGTCAGCAAGCGCGATTTCTCGGGCCTCGGCAAGTGGCTGTTCATGGGCGTGATCGTGATCCTGCTCGCCTCGGTCGCGAACATCTTCCTGCAGCTGCCGGCGCTGATGCTGACCGTCTCCGTGCTCGCGATCGCGATCTTTTCCGCGTACATGCTGTTCGACGTGCAGCGCGTCGTGAACGGCGGCGAAACGAACTACATCACCGCCACGCTCGCGATCTATCTCGACCTCTACAACGTGTTCACGAACCTGCTTGCGCTGCTCGGCATCTTCGGCGGCAACCGCAACTGA
- a CDS encoding protein-L-isoaspartate(D-aspartate) O-methyltransferase produces MSGERAKRFPLALEDLKRAPRKSDGRPGERHALAASKSADGPVAVPKPGTARGVPAGLAAAKPATAPKATAPKPTLPKPAAPRPIAPSAAPAGAFALTSERVRERMVERLRANGVADARVLAAMAAVPRHLFVDPGLATQAYEDSALPIGHQQTISKPSVVARMIELAMAGRSLERVLEIGTGCGYQAAVLSHVARDVYSIERIKPLYERAKLNLRPLRVPNIRLHYGDGRVGLPSAAPFDAIVIAAAGLDVPQALLEQLAIGGRLIAPVGAQSGQPQVLTLVERVAHAQWRESRLDRVFFVPLKSGVI; encoded by the coding sequence ATGAGCGGCGAGCGCGCGAAGCGGTTCCCGCTCGCGCTCGAAGATCTCAAGCGAGCGCCACGCAAATCCGACGGGCGGCCCGGCGAACGCCATGCGCTTGCCGCGTCGAAGTCCGCCGACGGTCCGGTCGCCGTGCCGAAGCCCGGCACGGCGCGCGGCGTGCCGGCCGGCCTCGCCGCCGCGAAGCCCGCGACGGCGCCGAAGGCCACCGCACCGAAGCCGACGCTGCCGAAGCCTGCCGCACCGCGGCCGATCGCACCGAGCGCGGCGCCGGCCGGCGCGTTCGCGCTCACCTCGGAACGCGTGCGCGAGCGCATGGTCGAACGGCTGCGTGCGAACGGCGTCGCCGACGCGCGCGTGCTGGCGGCGATGGCGGCGGTGCCGCGCCACCTGTTCGTGGATCCCGGCCTCGCGACGCAGGCCTACGAGGATTCCGCGCTGCCGATCGGCCACCAGCAGACCATTTCGAAGCCGTCGGTCGTCGCGCGCATGATCGAGCTCGCGATGGCCGGCCGCTCCCTCGAGCGCGTCCTCGAAATCGGCACCGGCTGCGGCTATCAGGCCGCGGTGCTGAGCCACGTGGCGCGCGACGTGTATTCGATTGAACGCATCAAGCCGCTGTACGAGCGCGCGAAGCTGAACCTGAGGCCGCTGCGCGTGCCGAACATCCGTCTGCACTACGGCGACGGGCGTGTCGGCCTGCCGTCCGCCGCCCCGTTCGATGCGATCGTGATCGCAGCCGCGGGGCTCGACGTGCCGCAGGCGCTGCTCGAGCAGCTCGCGATCGGCGGGCGCCTCATCGCGCCGGTCGGTGCGCAGAGCGGGCAGCCGCAGGTCCTCACGCTCGTCGAGCGCGTCGCGCACGCGCAGTGGCGGGAGTCTCGGCTTGATCGCGTTTTCTTTGTCCCTTTAAAATCCGGAGTGATTTGA
- a CDS encoding endonuclease/exonuclease/phosphatase family protein, giving the protein MRVIDWNIQWGRDADGVVDLRRTIAVARQLADFDVLCVQEITRGFDALPGRPGVGQFAELAALLPGYTVVEAIGADLPPAQPGTPRRQFGNAIATRLPVGRVLRQLLPWPADADAPSMPRVALDVELLTASGPLRVVTTHLEFYSERQRLAQVDAIRARHREACAHADRPAPAENDTGPFAATAQSRDAILCGDFNSAFDSTAYRRMLEPIDGAPAFVDAWIAQHPGRTPPPTAGVYDTAQWSDGPLACDFAFVTDTLLPRLARCEIDGAVRASDHQPIVLELLD; this is encoded by the coding sequence ATGCGCGTGATCGACTGGAACATCCAATGGGGTCGGGACGCCGACGGCGTCGTCGACCTGCGCCGCACGATCGCCGTGGCGCGCCAACTCGCCGACTTCGATGTCCTGTGCGTGCAGGAAATCACGCGCGGCTTCGACGCCCTGCCGGGTCGCCCGGGCGTCGGTCAGTTCGCGGAACTGGCGGCGCTGCTGCCAGGCTATACGGTCGTCGAGGCAATCGGCGCCGATCTGCCGCCCGCGCAGCCAGGTACACCGCGCCGACAGTTCGGCAACGCGATCGCGACGCGGCTGCCGGTCGGCCGCGTGCTGCGCCAGTTGCTGCCGTGGCCGGCCGATGCCGACGCGCCGTCGATGCCGCGCGTCGCGCTCGACGTCGAACTGCTGACGGCGTCCGGCCCGCTGCGCGTCGTGACGACGCATCTCGAGTTCTATTCGGAGCGGCAGCGCCTCGCGCAGGTCGACGCAATACGTGCGCGGCATCGCGAAGCATGCGCACATGCGGACCGGCCGGCGCCGGCGGAAAACGACACGGGCCCGTTCGCCGCGACGGCGCAGTCGCGCGATGCGATCCTCTGCGGCGACTTCAACAGCGCGTTCGACAGCACCGCATACCGGCGCATGCTCGAGCCGATCGACGGCGCGCCGGCCTTCGTCGACGCGTGGATTGCGCAGCATCCCGGCCGCACGCCGCCGCCGACGGCCGGCGTCTACGACACCGCCCAATGGTCGGACGGCCCGCTCGCGTGCGACTTCGCATTCGTCACCGACACGCTGTTGCCGCGCCTCGCGCGCTGCGAGATCGATGGCGCCGTGCGCGCATCGGATCACCAGCCGATCGTGCTGGAGCTGCTCGACTGA
- the rpoS gene encoding RNA polymerase sigma factor RpoS — MPKSKRHEPQAESEKISRATQASVDRAGASTDEDDDVADNERDFEARDADSEGGDEREDRPDAAPDVDDFRALLQAELTADTIQHYLNRISVKPLLTVEEEQRYSRLAKAGEFEARQVMIERNLRLVVSIAKGYLNRGVPLLDLIEEGNLGLMHAIEKFDPTRGFRFSTYATWWIRQSIERAIMNQARTVRLPVHVIRELNQVLRAKRHLEKNSMSTGEAAERREASIDDIAYLTGKTAEEVTDILALNEHTASLDAPLDLDPASSLLDLLPDDQSQSPDAEVQHRELETLTRAWLSRLSDKHRHVIERRFGLNHIEPATLEELADEMGLTRERVRQIQQEALVRLKRFFASNGVRKDAVL; from the coding sequence ATGCCGAAATCGAAGCGCCACGAGCCGCAAGCCGAGTCTGAGAAGATCAGTCGTGCCACGCAAGCATCGGTGGATCGCGCTGGCGCTTCGACGGACGAAGACGACGACGTCGCGGACAACGAGCGGGACTTCGAAGCGCGCGACGCCGATTCCGAAGGCGGCGACGAGCGCGAAGACCGCCCGGACGCGGCGCCCGACGTCGACGATTTCCGCGCACTGCTGCAGGCCGAGCTCACGGCCGACACGATCCAGCACTACCTGAACCGCATCAGCGTGAAGCCGCTGCTCACCGTCGAGGAGGAGCAGCGCTATTCGCGTCTGGCCAAAGCCGGCGAATTCGAAGCGCGGCAGGTGATGATCGAGCGCAATCTGCGTCTCGTCGTCAGCATCGCGAAGGGCTATCTGAACCGCGGCGTGCCGCTGCTCGATCTGATCGAGGAAGGCAATCTCGGGCTCATGCATGCGATCGAGAAATTCGATCCCACGCGCGGCTTCCGTTTCTCGACCTATGCGACCTGGTGGATCCGCCAGAGCATCGAACGCGCGATCATGAACCAGGCGCGCACCGTGCGCCTGCCCGTGCACGTGATCCGCGAACTGAACCAGGTGCTGCGCGCGAAGCGTCACCTGGAAAAAAACTCGATGTCGACGGGCGAAGCGGCCGAGCGCCGCGAAGCCAGCATCGACGACATCGCCTATCTCACCGGCAAGACCGCCGAGGAAGTCACCGATATCCTCGCGCTGAACGAGCACACCGCGTCGCTCGACGCGCCGCTCGATCTCGATCCCGCGAGCAGCCTGCTCGACCTGCTGCCGGACGACCAGAGCCAGTCGCCCGACGCCGAAGTGCAGCACCGCGAACTCGAGACGCTCACGCGCGCGTGGCTGTCGCGTCTGTCCGATAAGCATCGGCACGTCATCGAGCGGCGTTTCGGGCTGAACCATATCGAACCGGCGACGCTCGAGGAGCTCGCCGACGAGATGGGGCTGACGCGCGAGCGTGTGCGGCAGATTCAGCAGGAAGCGCTGGTGCGCCTCAAGCGGTTCTTCGCGTCCAACGGCGTGCGCAAGGACGCCGTTCTGTAA
- a CDS encoding CaiB/BaiF CoA transferase family protein: MSASQGPLAGVKVLEFGTLIAGPFASRLFAEFGAEVIKIEDPKGGDPLRKWRKLHPEQGGTSLWWAVQARNKKSVTLNLKSDAGKTIARQLAREADIVIENFRPGLLEKLGLGYDVLSAENPGLVMVRLSGYGQTGPYRDRPGFGAIAESMGGLRHITGYPDLPPPRIGISIGDSIAALHGVIGALMALHHRKVNGGAGQVVDVALYEAVFNMMESVVPEYGVYGMVRERTGASLPGIVPSNTYACRDGSIVIGGNSDPIFKRLMKAIDRDDLADDPALAQNDGRVPRTQEIDDAIAAWLAPRTIDEALEVLHAADVPAGRIYSVADMFTDPQFAARQMIQHFKLADGTDIPLPNVTPKLSDTPGETRWPGPALGEHTDEVLRGLGYDAQAIAALRDAGAI, translated from the coding sequence ATGAGCGCCAGCCAGGGCCCGCTCGCGGGCGTCAAAGTGCTCGAATTCGGAACGCTGATCGCCGGGCCGTTCGCGTCGCGGCTGTTCGCCGAGTTCGGCGCCGAAGTCATCAAGATCGAAGACCCGAAAGGCGGCGATCCGCTGCGCAAGTGGCGCAAGCTCCATCCGGAGCAGGGCGGCACGTCGCTGTGGTGGGCCGTGCAGGCGCGCAACAAGAAATCGGTCACGCTGAACTTGAAATCGGACGCCGGCAAGACGATCGCGCGCCAGCTCGCACGCGAAGCCGACATCGTGATCGAGAACTTCCGTCCGGGCCTGCTCGAAAAGCTCGGCCTCGGCTACGACGTGCTGTCGGCCGAGAATCCGGGCCTCGTGATGGTGCGCCTGTCCGGCTACGGGCAGACCGGCCCGTATCGCGACCGCCCGGGCTTCGGCGCGATCGCCGAATCGATGGGCGGGCTGCGCCACATCACCGGCTATCCCGACCTGCCGCCGCCGCGCATCGGCATCTCGATCGGCGATTCGATCGCCGCGCTGCACGGCGTGATCGGCGCGCTGATGGCGCTGCATCACCGCAAGGTGAACGGCGGCGCGGGGCAGGTCGTCGACGTCGCGCTATATGAAGCGGTGTTCAACATGATGGAAAGCGTCGTGCCGGAGTACGGCGTGTACGGGATGGTGCGCGAGCGCACCGGCGCGTCGCTGCCGGGCATCGTGCCGTCGAACACGTACGCGTGCCGCGACGGCAGCATTGTGATCGGCGGCAACAGCGATCCGATCTTCAAGCGGCTGATGAAGGCGATCGACCGCGACGATCTCGCGGACGATCCGGCGCTCGCGCAGAACGACGGGCGCGTGCCGCGCACGCAGGAAATCGACGACGCGATCGCCGCATGGCTCGCACCGCGCACGATCGACGAGGCGCTCGAGGTGTTGCACGCCGCCGACGTGCCGGCCGGGCGCATCTATAGCGTCGCCGACATGTTCACCGATCCGCAGTTCGCCGCACGCCAGATGATCCAGCACTTCAAGCTCGCCGACGGTACCGACATCCCGCTGCCCAACGTGACGCCGAAGCTGTCCGACACGCCGGGCGAAACGCGCTGGCCCGGCCCGGCGCTGGGCGAGCATACGGACGAGGTGCTGCGCGGCCTCGGCTACGACGCGCAGGCCATCGCGGCGCTGCGCGACGCCGGCGCCATCTGA
- the surE gene encoding 5'/3'-nucleotidase SurE — protein sequence MRILLSNDDGYLAPGLAALNDALQPLAELTVIAPEQNCSGASNSLTLSRPLSVQRAASTGFFYVNGTPTDSVHVALTGMIDARPDLVVSGINNGQNMGEDTLYSGTVAAATEGIMFGVPAIAFSLADKGWAHLADAARVAAEIVAHYLAHPLPGHPLLNVNIPNLPYDELKGWKVTRLGKRHPSQPVIRQADPRGEPIYWIGAAGDAMDASEGTDFHAIANGFVSITPLQLDLTHTQMLPATREWARAGGRAS from the coding sequence ATGCGAATCCTACTCAGCAACGACGACGGCTATCTCGCCCCGGGTCTTGCCGCGCTCAACGACGCGCTGCAACCGCTGGCCGAACTCACGGTGATCGCGCCCGAGCAGAACTGCAGCGGCGCATCGAACTCGCTGACGCTGTCGCGGCCGCTGTCCGTGCAGCGCGCGGCGAGTACGGGTTTCTTCTACGTGAACGGCACGCCGACCGACTCGGTGCACGTCGCGCTGACGGGAATGATAGACGCGCGGCCCGACCTCGTCGTGTCGGGCATCAACAACGGCCAGAACATGGGCGAAGACACGCTCTACTCGGGCACGGTCGCTGCCGCCACCGAGGGCATCATGTTCGGCGTGCCGGCGATCGCGTTTTCACTGGCCGACAAGGGCTGGGCCCATCTCGCAGACGCCGCGCGCGTCGCGGCCGAGATCGTCGCGCACTACCTCGCGCATCCGCTGCCGGGCCACCCGCTGCTGAACGTCAACATCCCGAACCTGCCGTACGACGAGCTGAAGGGCTGGAAGGTGACGCGCCTCGGCAAGCGTCATCCGTCGCAGCCGGTGATCCGCCAGGCCGATCCGCGCGGCGAGCCGATTTACTGGATCGGCGCGGCGGGCGACGCGATGGACGCGAGCGAAGGCACCGATTTCCACGCGATCGCCAACGGTTTCGTGTCGATCACGCCGCTGCAGCTCGATCTCACGCACACGCAGATGCTGCCCGCGACGCGCGAATGGGCGCGCGCCGGAGGGCGGGCTTCATGA
- the ndk gene encoding nucleoside-diphosphate kinase yields MAIERTLSIIKPDAVAKNVIGQIYSRFEGAGLKIVAARMAHLSRADAEKFYAVHAARPFFKDLVDFMISGPVMIQVLEGEGAILKNRDLMGATDPKKAEKGTIRADFADSIDANAVHGSDAPETAAVEIAFFFPEMNVYSR; encoded by the coding sequence ATGGCAATCGAGCGCACCCTGTCGATCATCAAGCCGGATGCGGTGGCAAAGAACGTGATCGGCCAGATCTACAGCCGTTTCGAAGGCGCCGGCCTGAAGATCGTCGCAGCGCGCATGGCGCATCTGTCGCGTGCAGACGCTGAGAAGTTCTATGCGGTTCACGCGGCGCGTCCGTTCTTCAAGGACCTCGTCGACTTCATGATCTCGGGCCCGGTGATGATCCAGGTTCTGGAAGGCGAAGGCGCGATCCTGAAGAACCGCGACCTGATGGGCGCGACCGATCCGAAGAAGGCTGAAAAGGGCACGATCCGCGCCGACTTCGCGGACAGCATCGACGCGAACGCCGTGCACGGCTCGGACGCACCGGAAACGGCAGCGGTCGAAATCGCGTTCTTCTTCCCGGAAATGAACGTTTACTCGCGCTAA
- a CDS encoding peptidoglycan DD-metalloendopeptidase family protein, whose translation MSMLRAMQNNRSREPLTLAQRAICVAAFSTLLAACATRLDNAPVVDRSGSFGTTAAAQPAVPLGPPPPGFYRVKPGDTLYRIALENGQNYRDIAAWNNLSNPNQIEVDQLLRVVPPGGAAAAGAPATAPLAGGAVATAPLSSGPATPSASAPSAVTPPPAASSDTTAAPSGPIAFAWPVRGPVLNGFDDTKNKGVNIGGTAGEAVKAAADGRVVYAGNGLRGYGNLIIIKHDATYLTAYAHNRALMVKEGDAVTKGQKIAEMGNSDADRVMLHFEVRRQGKPVDPMKYLPPQ comes from the coding sequence ATGAGTATGTTGCGCGCGATGCAAAACAACCGTTCCAGGGAACCGCTTACGCTCGCCCAGCGCGCGATCTGCGTGGCCGCGTTCTCCACGTTACTGGCCGCCTGTGCGACGCGGCTCGACAACGCGCCCGTCGTCGACCGCTCCGGTTCGTTCGGCACGACGGCCGCCGCGCAGCCCGCGGTGCCGCTCGGCCCGCCGCCGCCCGGTTTCTACCGCGTGAAGCCGGGCGACACGCTGTACCGGATCGCACTCGAGAACGGACAGAATTATCGCGACATCGCCGCGTGGAACAATCTGTCGAACCCGAATCAGATCGAGGTCGATCAGCTGCTGCGCGTCGTGCCGCCGGGCGGCGCCGCGGCGGCCGGTGCGCCGGCCACGGCACCGCTCGCGGGCGGCGCGGTCGCGACGGCCCCGTTGAGCAGCGGCCCGGCGACGCCGTCGGCAAGTGCGCCGTCGGCCGTCACGCCGCCGCCCGCCGCATCGAGCGACACGACGGCCGCGCCGAGCGGCCCGATCGCGTTCGCCTGGCCGGTGCGCGGCCCCGTGCTGAACGGTTTCGACGACACGAAGAACAAGGGTGTCAATATCGGCGGCACGGCCGGCGAGGCCGTGAAGGCGGCGGCGGACGGCCGCGTCGTCTACGCGGGCAACGGGCTGCGCGGCTACGGCAACCTCATTATCATCAAGCACGACGCGACTTACCTCACCGCGTATGCACACAATCGCGCTTTGATGGTAAAAGAGGGGGACGCGGTGACGAAGGGGCAGAAAATCGCCGAGATGGGTAACAGCGATGCCGACCGCGTGATGCTGCATTTCGAGGTTCGCCGACAGGGTAAGCCTGTCGATCCGATGAAGTATCTGCCGCCTCAATAA
- the rlmN gene encoding 23S rRNA (adenine(2503)-C(2))-methyltransferase RlmN, translated as MTSETSVNLLDFDAEGLVAYCGSLGEKPFRAKQLQRWIHQYNAGDFDGMTDLAKSLREKLKGRASITMPDIVSDHVSADGTRKWLVDVGNGNAVETVFIPEETRGTLCVSSQAGCAVNCRFCSTGKQGFSRNLSTAEIIGQLRMAEFALRASLGRAPGPNGKAERVVTNVVMMGMGEPLLNYNAVVPAMRLMLDDNAYGLSRRRVTLSTSGVVPMMDRLGAELPVALAVSLHAPNDALRDELVPLNKKHPLRELMAACQRYLKVAPRDFITFEYCMLDGVNDTEAHARELLAVTRDVPCKFNLIPFNPFPESGLIRSKPEQIKRFAQILIDAGVVTTVRKTRGDDIDAACGQLAGAVKDRTRLAERTGAGKIIEVRAV; from the coding sequence ATGACGAGCGAAACTTCCGTCAATCTTCTCGACTTCGACGCCGAGGGTCTTGTCGCGTACTGCGGCAGCCTCGGCGAGAAGCCGTTCCGCGCCAAGCAGTTGCAGCGCTGGATCCACCAGTACAACGCCGGCGATTTCGACGGCATGACCGATCTCGCGAAGTCCCTCAGGGAAAAGCTGAAGGGGCGCGCGTCGATCACGATGCCCGACATCGTCAGCGATCACGTTTCCGCCGACGGCACGCGCAAGTGGCTCGTCGACGTCGGCAACGGCAACGCGGTCGAAACCGTGTTCATCCCCGAGGAAACGCGCGGCACGCTCTGCGTGTCGTCGCAGGCCGGGTGCGCCGTCAACTGCCGCTTCTGTTCGACGGGCAAGCAGGGGTTCTCGCGCAACCTGTCGACGGCCGAGATCATCGGCCAGCTGCGCATGGCCGAATTTGCGCTGCGTGCGTCGCTCGGGCGCGCGCCGGGGCCGAACGGCAAGGCCGAGCGCGTCGTCACGAACGTCGTGATGATGGGCATGGGCGAGCCGCTCCTCAATTACAACGCGGTCGTTCCCGCGATGCGCTTGATGCTCGACGACAACGCGTACGGGCTGTCGCGCCGTCGCGTCACGCTGTCGACCTCGGGCGTGGTGCCGATGATGGACCGTCTCGGCGCCGAGCTGCCGGTCGCGCTCGCGGTGTCGCTGCATGCGCCGAACGATGCGCTGCGCGACGAACTCGTACCGCTGAACAAGAAGCATCCGCTGCGCGAGCTGATGGCTGCGTGCCAGCGTTATCTGAAGGTCGCGCCGCGCGACTTCATTACTTTCGAATACTGCATGCTCGACGGTGTGAACGACACCGAAGCGCATGCGCGCGAACTGCTGGCCGTCACGCGCGACGTGCCGTGCAAGTTCAATCTGATCCCGTTCAACCCGTTCCCGGAGTCGGGCCTCATCCGCTCGAAGCCGGAGCAGATCAAGCGTTTCGCGCAGATCCTGATCGACGCGGGCGTCGTGACGACCGTGCGCAAGACGCGCGGCGACGACATCGACGCCGCATGCGGTCAGCTCGCCGGTGCAGTGAAGGACCGCACGCGCCTGGCGGAACGAACGGGCGCAGGAAAAATCATCGAGGTTCGGGCGGTTTGA
- a CDS encoding 3'-5' exonuclease, protein MTPILVFDIETIPDVDGIRRLEDLPATLNDAAVAEHAFAARREKTGSDFLPHHLQRVAAISCVFRDNNGFRVRSLGTPQDSEATLIQSFYRVIEKYTPQLVSWNGGGFDLPVLHYRALVHRIAATRYWDLGEDDRDFKWNNYISRYHSRHTDLMDLLAMYQARANAPLDALAKLCGFPGKLGMDGSQVWTAFQEGRIDEIRNYCETDVVNTYLLYCRFQLMRGGLTPSEYDDEILLVKNALAQESAPHWAEYLAAFGA, encoded by the coding sequence ATGACACCGATTCTCGTTTTTGACATCGAGACGATTCCCGATGTCGACGGCATTCGCCGTCTCGAAGATTTGCCCGCCACGCTCAACGATGCCGCGGTGGCCGAACATGCGTTCGCCGCGCGCCGCGAGAAGACCGGCAGCGATTTCCTGCCGCATCACCTGCAGCGCGTCGCTGCGATCTCGTGCGTGTTTCGCGACAACAACGGTTTTCGCGTGCGCTCGCTCGGCACGCCGCAGGACAGCGAAGCGACGCTGATCCAGTCGTTTTACCGCGTGATCGAGAAGTACACGCCGCAGCTCGTGTCGTGGAACGGCGGCGGCTTCGATCTGCCGGTGCTGCATTACCGCGCGCTCGTGCACCGCATCGCCGCGACCCGCTACTGGGATCTCGGCGAGGACGACCGCGACTTCAAATGGAACAACTACATCTCGCGCTATCACTCGCGGCATACGGACCTGATGGATCTGCTCGCGATGTATCAGGCGCGCGCGAACGCGCCGCTCGACGCGCTCGCGAAACTGTGCGGGTTTCCCGGCAAGCTCGGCATGGACGGCAGTCAGGTCTGGACGGCCTTCCAGGAAGGGCGCATCGACGAGATTCGCAACTATTGCGAAACGGACGTCGTCAATACGTATCTGTTGTACTGCCGGTTCCAACTGATGCGCGGCGGCCTCACACCGAGCGAGTACGACGATGAGATTCTGCTCGTGAAGAACGCGCTCGCCCAGGAGTCGGCACCGCACTGGGCCGAGTATCTGGCCGCCTTCGGCGCGTAA
- the rlmD gene encoding 23S rRNA (uracil(1939)-C(5))-methyltransferase RlmD, which produces MSEAVPTSARKLNSVPAAPGSAPVLEIESLDMEARGVGRATTEDGEPGKVIFVEGALPGERVTYSSYRRKPSYEQATVVDILRPSVMRTQPKCAFFGTCGGCSMQHLDMRAQVAIKQRVLEDNLWHLAKLRAESIFSPIHGPSWGYRYRARLTVRHVAKKGGVLVGFHEKKSSYVADMTSCEVLPPHVSAMLVPLRRLVERLSIRDRMPQIELAVGSQVTALVLRVLEPINANDEALLRAFADEHKVQFWLQPKGPDTVTPFYPLDVSLDYTLPEFGIRMPFKPTDFTQVNHQINRVLVGRALRLLAPARDDRVLDLFCGIGNFTLPLARLAREVVGIEGSETLTTRALANARENGVDGHTTFACRNLFEVTADDIRALGAFDKFLIDPPREGALAVSKALADIAQSGEGPLPKRIVYVSCNPSTLARDAGLLVHEAGYRLKGAGVVNMFPNTSHVESIALFERD; this is translated from the coding sequence GTGTCTGAAGCCGTCCCCACTTCTGCGCGCAAATTGAATAGCGTGCCCGCCGCGCCCGGGAGCGCTCCGGTTCTCGAGATCGAGTCGCTCGACATGGAAGCGCGCGGTGTCGGCCGTGCGACGACCGAGGACGGCGAGCCGGGCAAGGTCATCTTCGTCGAGGGCGCGCTGCCCGGCGAGCGCGTGACCTATTCGAGCTACCGCCGCAAGCCGAGCTACGAGCAGGCGACGGTCGTCGACATCCTGCGCCCGAGCGTGATGCGCACGCAGCCGAAGTGCGCGTTCTTCGGCACCTGCGGCGGCTGCTCGATGCAGCATCTCGACATGCGCGCGCAGGTCGCGATCAAGCAGCGCGTGCTCGAGGACAACCTGTGGCATCTCGCGAAGCTCCGCGCGGAGTCGATCTTCTCGCCGATCCACGGCCCGTCGTGGGGCTATCGTTATCGCGCGCGCCTGACCGTGCGCCATGTCGCGAAGAAGGGCGGCGTGCTGGTCGGCTTCCACGAGAAGAAGAGCAGCTACGTGGCCGACATGACGAGCTGCGAGGTGCTGCCGCCGCACGTATCGGCGATGCTCGTGCCGCTGCGCCGGCTCGTCGAGAGGCTGTCGATTCGCGACCGGATGCCGCAGATCGAACTCGCGGTCGGCTCGCAGGTGACGGCGCTCGTGCTGCGCGTGCTGGAGCCGATCAACGCGAACGACGAAGCGCTGCTGCGCGCGTTTGCGGACGAACACAAGGTGCAGTTCTGGCTGCAGCCGAAGGGACCGGACACGGTCACGCCGTTCTATCCGCTCGACGTGTCGCTCGACTACACGCTGCCGGAATTCGGCATCCGGATGCCGTTCAAGCCGACCGACTTCACGCAGGTGAACCATCAGATCAACCGCGTGCTGGTCGGCCGCGCGCTGCGTCTGCTCGCGCCGGCGCGCGACGATCGCGTGCTCGATCTATTCTGCGGGATCGGCAACTTCACGCTGCCGCTCGCGCGGCTCGCGCGTGAGGTGGTGGGCATCGAGGGCAGCGAGACGCTGACCACGCGCGCGCTCGCCAACGCGCGCGAGAACGGCGTCGACGGTCATACGACCTTCGCGTGCCGCAACCTGTTCGAGGTGACGGCCGACGACATCCGTGCGCTCGGCGCCTTCGACAAGTTCCTGATCGATCCGCCGCGCGAAGGCGCGCTCGCGGTCTCGAAGGCGCTGGCCGACATCGCGCAGAGCGGCGAGGGCCCGCTACCGAAGCGGATCGTCTACGTGTCCTGCAATCCGTCGACGCTTGCGCGCGACGCCGGCCTGCTCGTGCATGAAGCCGGATACCGGCTCAAGGGCGCCGGCGTCGTGAACATGTTCCCGAATACGTCGCACGTCGAATCGATCGCGCTGTTCGAGCGCGACTGA